One Mycolicibacterium pulveris genomic region harbors:
- the hypE gene encoding hydrogenase expression/formation protein HypE, producing the protein MTGTVDRAASAAEREDRALERIDRQRQRRPRLLDDVVTLAHGAGGKSSATLVDAVFLEAFRNAELEQLGDAATLRSASGERMAFSTDSYVVSPRRFPGGSIGHVAVHGTINDLAVSGARPQWLSAAFVIEEGFPIAELREIVADMSDAATAAGVQIVTGDTKVVGRGAADGVYVCTAGVGVIPEDRRLSRDLVQPGDRVLLSGTIGEHGMAVMLARGDLAIDADIASDTAPVHELVEILLAAAPSTRWMRDATRGGVGTVANELVKDRPFALILDEDAIPVAPQVLGACDLLGIDPLYVANEGKFVAVVAAAEAEAAVSALRAHPRGADAAVVGEIVPQPPGIVALRTSFGGSRIVDMLVGDPLPRIC; encoded by the coding sequence ATGACCGGAACAGTCGACAGGGCAGCAAGCGCCGCGGAGCGCGAAGACCGCGCGCTGGAACGCATCGACCGACAGCGGCAGCGACGGCCCCGCCTGCTCGACGACGTCGTGACGCTCGCACACGGCGCAGGCGGCAAGTCGTCGGCGACGCTGGTCGACGCGGTGTTCCTCGAGGCGTTCCGCAACGCCGAACTCGAACAACTCGGTGACGCGGCCACGCTGCGTAGCGCATCGGGTGAGCGGATGGCGTTCTCCACCGACTCGTATGTCGTTTCGCCGCGGCGCTTTCCGGGCGGCTCGATCGGTCACGTCGCCGTACACGGAACGATCAACGATCTCGCGGTATCGGGCGCGCGACCGCAGTGGCTGTCGGCGGCCTTCGTCATCGAAGAGGGCTTCCCGATCGCCGAACTGCGCGAGATCGTCGCCGACATGAGCGACGCGGCCACGGCTGCCGGTGTGCAGATCGTCACCGGTGACACCAAGGTGGTCGGCAGGGGCGCCGCCGACGGCGTCTACGTCTGTACGGCCGGGGTCGGTGTGATCCCCGAGGACAGAAGGCTTTCCCGAGATCTCGTGCAACCCGGTGACCGCGTGCTGCTCTCGGGGACCATCGGTGAACACGGCATGGCGGTCATGCTCGCCCGCGGCGATCTGGCCATCGACGCCGACATCGCCTCCGACACGGCGCCGGTGCACGAACTGGTGGAGATCCTGCTGGCGGCGGCGCCGTCGACCCGGTGGATGCGCGACGCCACCCGCGGCGGCGTCGGCACCGTGGCCAACGAGTTGGTCAAGGACCGGCCGTTCGCGCTGATCCTCGACGAGGACGCGATTCCCGTGGCGCCGCAGGTGCTCGGCGCCTGCGACCTGCTCGGCATCGATCCGCTGTATGTGGCCAACGAGGGCAAGTTCGTCGCCGTCGTCGCCGCCGCGGAAGCGGAGGCGGCCGTCTCCGCACTGCGGGCCCATCCCCGGGGAGCCGACGCCGCCGTCGTCGGCGAGATCGTTCCCCAACCACCCGGAATCGTGGCGCTGCGAACATCTTTCGGCGGCAGCCGGATCGTCGACATGCTCGTCGGCGACCCGCTGCCGCGAATCTGCTGA
- a CDS encoding HypC/HybG/HupF family hydrogenase formation chaperone: MCLGIPGQVVDIVDAEQSLAKVDVNGVRRNISVRLLADDNLRVGDWVLVHVGFAMAKIDEREAEITLDQVQKMGADYVTEIEAFTSSEIGWEA, translated from the coding sequence ATGTGCCTGGGCATTCCCGGCCAGGTGGTCGACATCGTCGACGCCGAGCAGTCCCTGGCCAAGGTCGATGTCAACGGCGTGCGCCGCAACATCAGCGTGCGGCTGCTGGCCGACGACAACCTGCGCGTCGGTGACTGGGTGCTGGTACACGTCGGGTTCGCGATGGCCAAGATCGACGAACGTGAGGCCGAGATCACCCTCGACCAGGTGCAGAAGATGGGTGCCGACTACGTGACCGAGATCGAAGCGTTCACTTCGTCCGAGATCGGTTGGGAGGCTTGA
- the hypD gene encoding hydrogenase formation protein HypD, translated as MRFVDEFRDPAAARALVKSITELAAGDEFKFMEVCGGHTHTIYRHGIEHLLPESVELVHGPGCPVCVIPMGRIDDAMWLAEQPGIIFTTFGDMMRVPGSDGTLIAAKARGADVRFVYSPLDALKVAVDNPDRHVVFFAVGFETTAPSTAVTLVRARALGVTNFSVFCNHVTIVPPIKAILESPDLRLSGFLGPGHVSTVVGLRPYRFVPEVYGKPIVVAGFEPLDILASVHMLLQQIREGRCEVENQYTRVVRPEGNTQALKLMAETFELRPHFEWRGLGFISQSALKIHRDYAQFDAEAMFEMPGVRVADPKACQCGEVLKGVIKPWECKVFGTACTPETPIGTCMVSAEGACAAYYNFGRLHRQTALVLGRRG; from the coding sequence ATGAGGTTCGTCGACGAATTCCGGGACCCGGCGGCGGCCCGCGCTCTGGTCAAATCGATCACCGAGCTCGCCGCGGGTGACGAGTTCAAGTTCATGGAGGTGTGCGGCGGGCACACCCACACCATCTACCGGCACGGCATCGAGCACCTGCTGCCCGAATCCGTCGAGCTGGTGCACGGGCCGGGATGTCCGGTGTGTGTGATCCCGATGGGCCGGATCGACGACGCGATGTGGCTGGCCGAACAGCCCGGCATCATCTTCACGACGTTCGGCGACATGATGCGCGTGCCGGGATCCGACGGCACCCTGATCGCGGCCAAGGCGCGCGGCGCCGACGTGCGGTTCGTCTACTCCCCCCTCGACGCACTCAAGGTGGCCGTCGACAATCCCGACCGTCACGTGGTGTTCTTCGCCGTCGGTTTTGAGACCACCGCGCCGTCGACCGCGGTGACGCTGGTGCGCGCCCGCGCGCTGGGCGTGACGAACTTCAGCGTGTTCTGTAACCACGTCACGATCGTTCCGCCGATCAAAGCCATCCTCGAGTCGCCCGATCTGCGGCTGTCGGGGTTTCTCGGGCCGGGTCACGTGTCGACGGTGGTGGGTCTGCGCCCGTATCGCTTCGTGCCCGAGGTGTACGGCAAGCCGATCGTGGTCGCCGGGTTCGAGCCGCTGGACATCCTCGCCTCGGTGCACATGCTGCTGCAGCAGATCCGGGAGGGGCGGTGCGAGGTGGAGAACCAGTACACCCGGGTGGTGCGCCCCGAAGGCAACACGCAGGCGTTGAAGCTGATGGCCGAGACGTTCGAGCTGCGTCCGCACTTCGAGTGGCGCGGCCTGGGGTTCATCTCCCAGAGCGCGCTGAAGATTCACCGTGACTACGCGCAGTTCGACGCCGAGGCGATGTTCGAGATGCCCGGCGTGCGGGTCGCCGACCCCAAGGCGTGCCAGTGCGGCGAGGTCCTCAAAGGCGTGATCAAGCCGTGGGAGTGCAAGGTGTTCGGCACGGCGTGCACACCGGAGACCCCGATAGGCACCTGCATGGTGTCTGCCGAGGGCGCCTGCGCCGCGTACTACAACTTCGGCCGGTTGCACCGGCAAACAGCGCTGGTGCTGGGGCGTCGCGGCTAG
- a CDS encoding DUF3046 domain-containing protein gives MRLTEFHELVEQQFGPVRGASIIVDHVLSGLGGRTAVQAIEDGIDPREVWRALCADFDVPRDQW, from the coding sequence GTGCGGTTGACGGAATTCCACGAGCTGGTCGAGCAACAGTTCGGCCCCGTCCGGGGCGCGTCGATCATCGTCGACCACGTGCTCAGCGGGCTGGGTGGACGCACCGCCGTGCAGGCCATCGAGGACGGCATCGACCCACGGGAGGTCTGGCGCGCGCTGTGCGCGGACTTCGACGTCCCGCGAGATCAGTGGTGA
- a CDS encoding glycosyltransferase, whose translation MRVAVVAGPDPGHAFPAIALCLRFLASGDAPTLLTGKQWLDTARAAGVDAVELLGLDPTDLDDDADAGAKINQRAARMAVQNAPQVRALAPDLVVSDAITVAGGFCAELLGLPWIELNPHPLYRPSKGLPPVGSGLAPGVGVSGRVRDAVMRALSNRSWRKGLRQRAAARLEIGLPAEDSGPLRRLIATLPALEVPRPDWPAEAVVVGPLHFEPTSEVLTVPPGSGPVVVVAPSTATTGTRGLAEVALQALTPGETLPQGARVVVSRLAGPDAPVPPWAAVGLGRQDELLRQADLVICGGGHGMVSKALLAGVPLVLVPGGGDQWEIANRVVRQGSGQLVRPLTAEALASAATEVLSSPRYRDAARRAGSSISGVEDPVRVCHNALT comes from the coding sequence ATGCGCGTCGCGGTGGTGGCCGGACCCGATCCCGGGCATGCCTTCCCGGCCATCGCGTTGTGCCTTCGCTTCCTGGCCAGCGGCGACGCGCCGACGCTGCTGACCGGCAAACAGTGGCTGGACACCGCGCGCGCCGCCGGGGTGGATGCCGTGGAGCTGCTCGGGCTGGACCCGACCGATCTGGACGACGACGCCGACGCCGGTGCCAAGATCAACCAGCGCGCGGCGCGCATGGCGGTGCAGAACGCCCCGCAGGTGCGGGCGCTGGCGCCGGATCTGGTGGTGTCGGACGCGATCACCGTCGCCGGCGGGTTCTGCGCCGAACTGCTGGGGCTGCCGTGGATCGAGTTGAACCCTCACCCGCTGTACCGGCCGTCGAAGGGCCTGCCGCCGGTGGGCAGCGGGCTGGCGCCCGGGGTGGGGGTCAGCGGCCGGGTGCGCGACGCGGTGATGCGTGCGCTGAGCAACCGGTCGTGGCGCAAAGGGCTACGGCAGCGGGCGGCGGCACGCCTCGAAATCGGTTTGCCCGCAGAGGATTCCGGGCCGCTGCGACGGCTCATCGCAACCCTGCCGGCGTTGGAGGTGCCGCGTCCCGATTGGCCCGCCGAGGCGGTGGTGGTGGGTCCGCTGCACTTCGAGCCGACCTCCGAGGTCCTGACGGTTCCGCCCGGCTCGGGCCCGGTGGTGGTCGTCGCGCCGTCCACCGCGACGACGGGCACCCGCGGCCTGGCCGAGGTGGCGCTGCAGGCGCTGACGCCGGGGGAGACGCTGCCGCAGGGGGCGCGCGTGGTGGTGTCGCGGCTGGCGGGGCCCGACGCGCCGGTGCCGCCGTGGGCGGCCGTCGGCTTGGGCCGCCAGGACGAACTCCTGAGGCAGGCCGACCTGGTCATCTGCGGCGGCGGTCACGGCATGGTGTCCAAGGCGCTGCTGGCCGGGGTGCCGCTGGTGCTGGTGCCCGGCGGTGGTGATCAGTGGGAGATCGCCAATCGTGTTGTGCGACAAGGCAGCGGCCAGCTGGTCCGGCCGTTGACCGCGGAGGCGCTGGCATCGGCGGCCACCGAGGTGCTGTCATCGCCGCGGTATCGGGATGCCGCGCGCCGCGCCGGTTCCTCGATCTCCGGCGTGGAGGATCCGGTACGCGTGTGCCATAACGCGCTGACGTAG
- a CDS encoding limonene-1,2-epoxide hydrolase family protein, with product MTDQAAGLRPDLDNVRTVETFLYALQDEDFDTVDSSLADGIEWQNVGYPTIRGRQRIVGLLRRGQGRFGFEVKIHRIAAEGNAVLTERTDALEFGPIRIQFWVCGVFEVHGGRITLWRDYFDTLDFLKGTVRGLVAAVFPSLRPRM from the coding sequence ATGACCGACCAGGCTGCCGGACTGAGACCAGACCTCGACAACGTGCGCACCGTGGAGACGTTTCTCTACGCGCTGCAGGACGAGGATTTCGATACCGTGGACAGCTCGCTCGCCGACGGGATCGAGTGGCAGAACGTCGGGTACCCCACGATCCGCGGCCGGCAGCGCATCGTCGGCCTGCTGCGGCGCGGCCAGGGCCGTTTCGGCTTCGAGGTCAAGATTCACCGCATCGCCGCGGAAGGCAACGCCGTGCTGACCGAGCGCACCGACGCGTTGGAGTTCGGGCCGATCCGCATCCAGTTCTGGGTATGCGGCGTGTTCGAGGTGCACGGCGGACGCATCACGTTGTGGCGCGACTACTTCGACACGCTGGACTTCCTCAAGGGCACGGTCCGCGGGCTGGTCGCCGCGGTGTTCCCGTCACTGCGTCCGAGGATGTGA
- a CDS encoding DUF5313 domain-containing protein, whose amino-acid sequence MSTTTPRARPNLWEYIGYSYGRRLPDSMRDWVRNDLAGEGATRRMMIRVFVPALLVLAPFWLIPTTFVVHLSMTLPILIPFVYFSHALNKVWRRHMLAKHGLDPGLVDEISRRKKAHVHQAYIERYGPRSGPPSSHDI is encoded by the coding sequence ATGAGTACCACCACACCACGCGCGCGGCCCAACCTCTGGGAGTACATCGGCTACAGCTACGGCCGGCGTCTGCCCGATTCGATGCGCGACTGGGTCCGCAACGACCTGGCCGGCGAGGGTGCGACGCGCCGCATGATGATCCGCGTCTTCGTTCCCGCGCTCCTGGTGCTGGCGCCGTTCTGGTTGATCCCGACGACGTTCGTCGTGCATCTGTCGATGACGCTGCCGATCCTGATTCCGTTCGTCTACTTCTCGCACGCCCTCAACAAGGTGTGGCGCCGGCACATGTTGGCCAAACACGGCCTGGACCCCGGCCTGGTCGATGAGATCTCGCGCCGTAAGAAGGCCCATGTGCACCAGGCGTACATCGAACGCTACGGCCCGCGGTCGGGACCGCCGAGCTCACACGACATCTGA
- the pspM gene encoding phage shock envelope stress response protein PspM, giving the protein MNPRASRPEAWRSMVQRGVDTAAEWSDVLAERLHAASDPRAKLLRKRRWALRLALFFSVSCVFWIGVTALLAAWSTPFWVLFIPTPIAAGAAFLATLAFLRYRWLRREPLPPRRSRAARRLPPWGSAARQPMAALAASERGFFSLLGVMERGRMLPPDELRELTFAADQTAATMAATAAEVVSMERAVRSAPQSRTHLTPTIQAFTAQLHHGARQYNEMVNAAAQLVSAVNSGPMSSSPMSQQRYRDELSNATDRLVGWAQAFDELGQLRGA; this is encoded by the coding sequence GTGAACCCACGCGCGAGTCGACCCGAGGCCTGGCGGTCCATGGTGCAGCGCGGCGTCGACACCGCGGCGGAGTGGTCCGATGTGCTGGCCGAAAGGCTGCATGCCGCATCCGATCCGCGCGCCAAATTGCTGCGCAAGCGGCGCTGGGCGCTGCGGCTGGCGCTGTTTTTCAGCGTGTCGTGCGTGTTCTGGATCGGGGTCACCGCGCTGCTGGCGGCGTGGAGCACGCCGTTTTGGGTGCTGTTCATCCCGACGCCCATCGCCGCGGGCGCGGCGTTCTTGGCGACCCTGGCGTTTCTGAGGTATCGCTGGCTGCGACGCGAGCCGTTGCCGCCGCGGCGATCCCGCGCGGCGCGCCGGCTGCCGCCGTGGGGCTCTGCTGCGCGGCAGCCGATGGCCGCGCTGGCCGCCTCCGAGCGCGGCTTCTTCTCGCTGCTGGGCGTCATGGAGCGGGGCCGCATGCTGCCGCCCGACGAACTGCGCGAGCTGACTTTCGCCGCCGATCAGACCGCCGCGACCATGGCGGCCACCGCCGCCGAGGTGGTGTCGATGGAGCGCGCCGTCCGCTCGGCGCCGCAGTCACGTACGCATCTGACCCCCACCATCCAGGCGTTCACCGCGCAGCTGCATCACGGTGCGCGGCAGTACAACGAAATGGTCAACGCCGCAGCGCAATTGGTCTCGGCGGTGAACTCTGGGCCGATGTCGAGCTCACCGATGTCGCAGCAGCGTTACCGCGACGAACTGTCCAACGCCACCGACAGGCTGGTCGGATGGGCGCAGGCTTTCGACGAACTGGGTCAGCTGCGCGGCGCGTAG
- the pspA gene encoding phage shock protein PspA — protein sequence MANPFVKAWRYLMALFSSKVDEYADPKVQIQQAIEEAQRQHQALTQQAAQVIGNQRQLEMRLNRQLADIEKLQVNVRQALTLADQATAAGDAAKATEYNNAAEAFAAQLVTAEQSVEDLKTLHDQALQAAAQAKKAVEQNAMMLQQKISERTKLLSQLEQAKMQEQVSASLQSMSELAAPGATPSLDEVRQKIERRYANAMGSAELAQNSVQGRMLEVQQASVQMAGHSRLEQIRASMRGEQLPAGGTATPAQAQPAVDQQAKPENPLSQ from the coding sequence ATGGCCAATCCGTTCGTCAAGGCGTGGCGCTACCTGATGGCGCTGTTCAGCTCCAAGGTCGACGAGTACGCCGATCCGAAGGTGCAGATTCAGCAGGCCATCGAGGAGGCGCAGCGCCAGCACCAGGCCCTGACGCAGCAGGCCGCCCAGGTCATCGGCAACCAGCGCCAGCTGGAGATGCGGCTCAACCGCCAACTGGCCGACATCGAGAAACTGCAGGTGAACGTCCGGCAGGCGCTGACGCTGGCCGACCAGGCCACCGCCGCCGGGGATGCCGCCAAGGCCACCGAATACAACAACGCCGCCGAGGCGTTCGCCGCCCAGCTGGTCACCGCCGAGCAGAGCGTCGAGGACCTCAAGACCCTGCACGACCAGGCGCTTCAGGCGGCCGCCCAGGCCAAGAAGGCCGTCGAGCAGAACGCGATGATGCTGCAGCAGAAGATCAGCGAGCGCACCAAGCTGTTGTCGCAGCTCGAGCAGGCCAAGATGCAGGAGCAGGTCAGCGCGTCGCTGCAGTCGATGAGCGAGCTCGCCGCGCCCGGCGCCACCCCCAGCCTCGACGAGGTGCGGCAGAAGATCGAACGCCGCTACGCCAACGCCATGGGGTCGGCCGAACTGGCCCAGAACTCGGTGCAGGGCCGGATGCTCGAGGTGCAGCAGGCCAGCGTGCAGATGGCAGGCCATTCCCGGCTGGAGCAGATCCGGGCGTCGATGCGCGGCGAGCAGCTGCCGGCCGGCGGCACCGCCACACCGGCGCAGGCACAACCGGCTGTCGATCAGCAGGCCAAGCCGGAAAACCCGCTGTCGCAGTAG
- the clgR gene encoding transcriptional regulator ClgR: protein MTALLREVIGEVLRRARIEQGRTLREVSDTARVSLGYLSEVERGRKEASSELLNAICGALDIPLSRVLADAGEEMERAELAAVAGAGAANIDESTKVVIPQVVSMAVA, encoded by the coding sequence ATGACGGCATTGCTGCGCGAGGTGATCGGCGAGGTGCTGCGTCGTGCCCGCATCGAGCAGGGGCGCACGCTGCGCGAGGTGTCCGACACCGCCCGGGTCAGCCTCGGCTATCTGTCCGAGGTGGAACGCGGCCGCAAGGAAGCCTCCAGCGAACTGCTCAACGCCATCTGCGGTGCGCTGGACATCCCGTTGTCCCGGGTGCTCGCGGACGCCGGCGAGGAGATGGAGCGCGCAGAGCTGGCCGCGGTGGCCGGTGCCGGTGCCGCCAACATCGACGAGAGCACCAAAGTCGTCATTCCTCAGGTTGTGTCGATGGCTGTGGCCTGA
- the pgsA gene encoding CDP-diacylglycerol--glycerol-3-phosphate 3-phosphatidyltransferase codes for MPGQPHTDPLVPRARVANIANVLTGVRMALVPVFLVLLFVGDGHETFWRVAAFVVFTVAVVTDRFDGALARSYGMVTEFGTLADPIADKALIGAALIGLSLLGDLPWWITVLILVREVGITVLRFAVLRHGVIPASRGGKLKTLVQGVAIGLFILPLSGPLLAVAWVVMWAAVVLTVLTGIDYVISAARDSRARA; via the coding sequence GTGCCGGGCCAACCTCATACTGATCCGCTGGTTCCGCGCGCCCGAGTGGCCAACATCGCGAACGTGCTCACCGGCGTGCGCATGGCGTTGGTTCCGGTGTTCCTGGTTTTGCTGTTCGTCGGTGACGGCCATGAAACCTTCTGGCGGGTAGCTGCATTCGTGGTGTTCACCGTCGCGGTGGTCACCGACCGGTTCGACGGCGCGTTGGCGCGCAGCTACGGCATGGTCACCGAGTTCGGCACCCTGGCCGATCCGATCGCCGACAAGGCCCTGATCGGCGCCGCGCTGATCGGGCTGTCACTCCTCGGCGATCTGCCGTGGTGGATCACGGTGCTGATCCTGGTGCGTGAGGTCGGCATCACGGTGCTGCGCTTCGCCGTGCTGCGGCACGGCGTCATCCCGGCCAGCCGCGGCGGCAAGCTCAAGACGCTGGTGCAGGGGGTGGCGATCGGCCTGTTCATCCTGCCGCTGTCCGGCCCCTTGCTGGCCGTCGCGTGGGTGGTGATGTGGGCCGCGGTCGTGTTGACCGTGCTCACCGGCATCGACTACGTCATCTCCGCGGCCAGGGATTCCCGAGCCCGGGCCTGA
- a CDS encoding amino-acid N-acetyltransferase produces the protein MSADSGRVVVRRARASDVPAIKALVDIYAGKILLEKNLVTLYEAVQEFWVAAVDDEVIGCGALHVMWSDLGEVRTVAVHPTFLGRGIGHAIVDRLLGVARELRLKRIFVLTFEVEFFSKHGFAEIDGTPVTAEVYEEMCRSYDTGVAEFLDLSYVKPNILGNTRMLLTL, from the coding sequence GTGAGCGCAGATTCCGGTCGGGTCGTTGTGCGGCGGGCCCGGGCGTCGGACGTGCCCGCGATAAAAGCGTTGGTGGACATCTACGCCGGCAAAATCCTGCTGGAGAAGAACCTGGTGACGCTGTATGAGGCGGTCCAGGAGTTCTGGGTGGCCGCGGTCGACGACGAGGTGATCGGCTGCGGAGCCCTGCATGTGATGTGGTCGGACCTCGGCGAGGTGCGCACCGTGGCGGTGCACCCGACGTTCCTCGGCCGCGGCATCGGGCACGCGATCGTCGACCGGCTCCTGGGAGTGGCTAGGGAGCTGCGGCTCAAGCGCATCTTCGTGCTCACCTTCGAGGTGGAGTTCTTCAGCAAGCACGGCTTCGCCGAGATCGACGGCACCCCGGTGACCGCGGAGGTCTACGAGGAGATGTGCCGGTCCTACGACACCGGTGTCGCGGAGTTTCTCGACCTGTCCTATGTCAAGCCGAACATCTTGGGCAACACGCGCATGCTGCTCACGCTGTAG
- a CDS encoding FtsK/SpoIIIE family DNA translocase yields MASKTAARSGTRSTMSKTGSRSGSRSAPRRRPASRRNPSPVATAGAAVGRGVRAGWLMLAKGVGSTARSVGRARDLEPGHRRDGIALALLGVAVVIVASSWFDAARPVGEWIDTFLRVLVGSAVVVLPIVLVAVAVLLMRTEPDPDARPRLVLGAAMVALPALGLWHLWAGSPADPAARQHAAGFFGFAIGGPLSDGLTAWIAAPLLFMGSLFGVLLVTGTTIREVPSTLQMMFSTRGFRGEHDDDEYDDVDFAAQPEDFSDGYYDDPAGYSDDGAQPWPTGTPMDNYPIDDETPTVPEPAARSRKKKPAKKQAQALDRVVDGPYTLPSLDLLVMGDPPKRRSAANDRMVDAINEVLQQFKVNASVTGCTRGPTVTRYEVELGPGVKVEKITALHRNIAYAVATESVRMLAPIPGKSAVGIEVPNTDREMVRLADVLTDPSTRTDHHPLVIGLGKDIEGEYISANLAKMPHLLVAGSTGSGKSSFVNSMLVSLLARATPEEVRLILIDPKMVELTPYEGIPHLITPIITQPKKAAAALAWLVEEMEQRYQDMQASRVRHIDDFNKKVRSGEITAPLGSNREYRPYPYIVAIVDELADLMMTAPRDVEDAIVRITQKARAAGIHLVLATQRPSVDVVTGLIKTNVPSRLAFATSSLTDSRVILDQQGAEKLIGMGDGLFLPMGANKPIRLQGAFVGDDEIHAVVTACKEQAEPEYTEGVTTAKTTSERTDVDPDIGDDMDVFLQAVELVVSSQFGSTSMLQRKLRVGFAKAGRLMDLMETRNIVGPSEGSKAREVLVKPDELAATLASIRGADTGEDDE; encoded by the coding sequence ATGGCTAGTAAGACCGCCGCGCGCTCTGGCACCCGTTCGACCATGTCAAAGACCGGTTCGCGGAGCGGGTCACGGTCGGCGCCGCGACGCAGGCCGGCATCGCGCCGCAATCCGTCGCCGGTCGCGACCGCCGGTGCCGCGGTGGGCCGCGGTGTCCGCGCGGGCTGGCTGATGCTGGCCAAGGGTGTCGGGTCGACGGCCCGGTCGGTGGGCCGCGCGCGTGACCTCGAGCCCGGCCATCGTCGCGACGGGATCGCGCTGGCCCTGCTGGGCGTCGCGGTGGTGATCGTCGCGAGCTCCTGGTTCGACGCGGCCCGACCTGTCGGGGAGTGGATCGACACCTTCCTGCGGGTGCTCGTCGGTTCGGCGGTGGTGGTGTTGCCGATCGTGCTGGTTGCGGTGGCGGTGCTGCTGATGCGCACCGAGCCGGACCCCGACGCCCGGCCCCGGCTGGTGCTCGGTGCGGCGATGGTCGCGCTGCCCGCACTCGGCCTGTGGCACCTGTGGGCCGGCTCGCCCGCCGATCCCGCGGCCCGTCAGCACGCCGCCGGGTTCTTCGGGTTCGCCATCGGCGGCCCGCTCTCCGACGGGCTCACCGCATGGATCGCCGCGCCGCTGCTGTTCATGGGTTCGTTGTTCGGTGTCCTGCTGGTGACGGGCACCACGATCCGTGAGGTCCCGTCGACGTTGCAGATGATGTTCTCCACGCGCGGTTTCCGCGGCGAGCATGACGACGACGAATACGACGACGTCGACTTCGCCGCGCAGCCCGAGGATTTCTCCGACGGCTACTACGACGACCCCGCCGGCTACAGCGACGACGGGGCCCAGCCGTGGCCGACCGGCACGCCGATGGACAACTACCCGATCGACGACGAGACGCCCACCGTCCCGGAGCCGGCCGCCCGCAGCCGCAAGAAGAAGCCCGCCAAGAAACAGGCGCAGGCCCTGGACCGCGTCGTCGACGGTCCCTACACGCTGCCGTCGCTCGACTTGTTGGTCATGGGTGATCCGCCCAAGCGGCGCAGCGCGGCCAACGACCGGATGGTCGACGCGATCAACGAGGTCCTGCAGCAGTTCAAGGTGAACGCCTCGGTCACCGGCTGCACCCGCGGCCCGACCGTCACCCGGTACGAGGTCGAGTTGGGACCCGGCGTCAAGGTCGAGAAAATCACTGCGCTGCACCGCAATATCGCCTACGCGGTCGCCACGGAGAGCGTGCGCATGCTCGCGCCGATCCCCGGCAAATCCGCGGTGGGCATCGAGGTGCCCAACACCGACCGGGAGATGGTGCGCCTGGCCGACGTGCTGACCGATCCGTCGACCCGTACCGACCACCATCCGTTGGTGATCGGTCTAGGCAAAGACATTGAGGGCGAATATATTTCGGCAAACCTCGCCAAGATGCCGCACCTGCTCGTGGCCGGCTCCACCGGGTCGGGCAAGTCGAGCTTCGTCAACTCGATGCTGGTGTCGCTGCTGGCGCGGGCGACACCCGAAGAGGTCAGGTTGATCCTGATCGACCCCAAGATGGTGGAACTCACGCCTTACGAAGGCATTCCGCACCTGATCACGCCGATCATCACCCAGCCGAAGAAGGCCGCCGCCGCGTTGGCGTGGCTGGTCGAGGAGATGGAGCAGCGCTACCAGGACATGCAGGCGTCGCGGGTGCGCCACATCGACGACTTCAACAAGAAGGTGCGGTCGGGGGAGATCACCGCCCCGCTGGGCAGCAACCGCGAGTACCGGCCCTACCCGTACATCGTGGCGATCGTCGACGAGCTGGCGGATCTGATGATGACCGCCCCGCGCGACGTCGAGGACGCCATCGTGCGCATCACCCAGAAGGCCCGCGCGGCAGGCATTCACCTGGTGCTGGCCACCCAGCGCCCGTCGGTGGACGTGGTCACCGGCCTGATCAAGACGAACGTGCCGTCGCGGCTGGCGTTCGCGACGTCGTCGCTGACCGACAGCCGCGTGATCCTCGATCAGCAGGGCGCCGAGAAGCTGATCGGCATGGGCGACGGCCTGTTCCTGCCGATGGGCGCCAACAAGCCGATCCGGCTGCAGGGCGCGTTCGTCGGCGACGACGAGATCCACGCCGTGGTCACCGCCTGCAAGGAACAGGCCGAGCCCGAGTACACCGAGGGCGTCACCACCGCCAAGACCACCAGCGAGCGCACCGACGTCGACCCCGACATCGGCGACGACATGGACGTCTTCCTGCAGGCCGTCGAGCTGGTGGTGTCCAGCCAGTTCGGCTCGACGTCGATGCTGCAGCGCAAGCTGCGCGTCGGGTTCGCCAAGGCCGGGCGGTTGATGGACCTGATGGAGACCCGCAACATCGTCGGGCCCAGCGAGGGCTCCAAGGCCCGCGAGGTGCTGGTCAAGCCCGACGAGCTGGCGGCCACACTCGCGTCGATCCGCGGCGCCGACACGGGCGAGGACGACGAGTGA